The Onthophagus taurus isolate NC chromosome 2, IU_Otau_3.0, whole genome shotgun sequence genome includes a window with the following:
- the LOC111428773 gene encoding haloacid dehalogenase-like hydrolase domain-containing protein 2 encodes MLNMIKAVLIDLSGTLHIDNQIIPGAIEALKLLRKSDLKIKFVTNTTKESKNILYNRLQKLGFDVQLDEIHTSLIAARKVIDEKKLNPLLLVSKEALEDFEGLNYESNHNAVVIGLAPSEFHYDKLNQAFRLLLDGAPLIAIHAGKYYKRPDGLALGPGCFVKGLEYSAKCTAQVIGKPTEGFFKSAVDNIQPSECVMIGDDVTDDIDGAQKIGMKGILVQTGKYQSGDEAKINPAPWNTVPSFVEAVQKLLGHNENIKTKKST; translated from the exons ATGCTTAATATGATAAAAGCGGTTTTAATCGATTTGAGTGGGACTCTTCATATCGATAATCAAATAATACCAGGAGCAATTGAAGCATTAAAGct ATTAAGAAAAtcggatttaaaaattaaatttgttacgAATACCACAAAAGAAAgcaaaaatattctttataaTCGTCTGCAAAAGTTAGGATTTGACGTgcaattagatgaaattcACACTTCTTTAATCGCAGCTAGAAAAGTAATTGATGAGAAAAAATTGAACCCTTTATTGTTAGTGTCTAAGGAAGCCCTCGAAGATTTTGAGGGATTAAATTATGAAAGTAATCACAATGCTGTCGTTATTGGTTTAGCTCCTTCAGAATTCCATtatgataaattaaatcaagcttttag attattaCTTGATGGGGCACCTTTAATAGCAATCCATGctggtaaatattataaacGACCTGATGGATTAGCTTTAGGTCCTGGTTGTTTTGTAAAGGGTCTCGAATATTCAGCTAAATGTACTGCCCAAGTTATTGGAAAACCAACAGAAGGGTTCTTTAAATCTGCAGTAGACAATATCCAGCCATCAGAATGTGTTATGATAGGAgat GATGTAACAGATGATATTGATGGGGCACAAAAAATCGGTATGAAAGGAATTTTAGTACAAACCGGCAAATATCAATCTGGAGATGAGGCTAAAATAAATCCAGCACCTTGGAATACCGTACCAAGTTTTGTAGAAGctgtacaaaaacttttaggccataatgaaaatataaaaacaaagaaaagtacttaa
- the LOC111428769 gene encoding glucose dehydrogenase [FAD, quinone]-like gives MLFLRLIKVITIFSLLKIIEIKGLLFHSKFGLEDNATYYDFIVVGSGSSGSVIASRLSENPKWNVLLLEAGTEPTKLVDVPALCATFQFTDYNWGYLMEEQENMCLGLEKKRMHWPRGKALGGSTIINYMIHIRGNQLDFDRWSENGNKGWSYEELLPLFKKSEDSFLKVQDQEYRNKGGELGVEDVAFRTKAAEAFIDAMQEYGYKYVDYNGATQMGVSWVQATTRRGKREHAKKAYLDVARYRKNLKIITSARVNKIALKKGENDKLRAQGVEFFKNGKKFFARANNEIIISAGTLNSPQILMLSGIGPKDHLNSLEIPVLKDLPVGKKLYDHLTFLGLLFTMDGNDLTFNYDDLYDPNTMLEYVFNGGGPLTSLGGVEALGIVKTNISDDSNPTYPDIEFIFLGGGLHSDKGEIFRKTFRVNDEIYNTIWRPLESKQAFTIMPMLYHPKSYGKIELKSKNPFVRPKFYGNYFTDKNNFDIKTFIASIRLAQEIVKTPAFQKYNATLVDTKIPGCEMFVFNTDEYWECGLRHLSVTLHHQVATCKMGNSTDPEAVVDDNLKVFGTENLRVADPSIIPEPITAHTSVPAYMIGEKLADIIKKTY, from the exons ATGTTGTTTCTTCGG ttGATTAAAGTGATAACTAttttttctctattaaaaataatcgaaataaaaggattattatttcattCAAAGTTTGGTTTAGAAGACAATGCAacttattatgattttatagtCGTTGGATCTGGTTCTTCGGGATCTGTAATAGCATCTCGATTATCTGAAAATCCAAAATggaatgttttattattagaagCAGGTACAGAACCAACAAAGTTAGTTGATGTCCCAGCTTTATGCGCTACTTTTCAATTTACCGATTATAATTGGGGTTATTTAATGGAAGAACAAGAAAATATGTGTTTAG gaTTAGAAAAGAAACGAATGCATTGGCCTAGAGGAAAAGCTCTCGGTGGAagcacaataattaattacatgATTCATATAAGAGGAAATCAATTAGATTTCGATCGATGGTCAGAAAATGGTAATAAAGGTTGGTCTTACGAAGAATTACTtccattatttaaaaaatccgaAGATTCATTTTTGAAAGTGCAAGACCAAGAGTACAGAAATAAAGGTGGCGAGCTTGGAGTTGAAGATGTtgcttttagaacaaaagcaGCCGAAGCATTTATTGATGCGATGCAAGAATATGGATACAAATATGTTGATTATAACGGGGCAACTCAAATGGGGGTTTCTTGGGTTCAAGCCACCACTAGAAGAGGAAAACGAGAACACGCAAAAAAAGCGTATTTAGACGTAGCTAGgtatagaaaaaatttaaaaattattacatcgGCGAGAGTTAACAAGATAGCTTTAAAAAAAGGAGAAAATGATAAG TTGAGAGCACAAGGAGTTGAGTTTTTTAAGAATGGTAAAAAATTCTTCGCAAGAGCAAATAACGAAATAATCATTAGTGCAGGAACTTTAAATTCGCCCCAAATTCTAATGCTTTCTGGAATTGGGCCAAAAGATCATTTAAATTCTTTAGAAATTCCAGTACTTAAAGATCTTCCCGTTGGCAAAAAACTCTACGATCATTTAACATTTCTAGGATTATTATTTACAATGGACGGAAATGATTTAACGTTTAATTACGATGATTTGTACGATCCAAATACAATGTTGGAGTATGTATTTAATGGTGGAGGACCCTTAACGAGTTTGGGTGGAGTTGAAGCTTTAGGAATAGTTAAGACAAATATTTCGGATGACTCTAATCCGACTTATCCGGatatagaatttatttttttgggtGGTGGTTTACATTCGGATAAGGGGGAAATctttagaaaaacttttcgtgTTAACGATGAAATTTATAATACGATTTGGAGACCTTTAGAAAGCAAACAAGCGTTTACTATAATGCCGATGTTGTATCACCCTAAATCTTAtggaaaaattgaattaaaatcaaaaaatccttTTGTAAGGCCGAAATTTTACGGAAATTATTTTactgataaaaataattttgatattaaaacatttattgcAAGTATAAGATTAGCTCAAG aaatcgttaaaacGCCTGCTTTCCAAAAGTACAATGCGACCCTTGTGGATACCAAAATTCCAGGATGtgaaatgtttgtttttaatacaGACGAATATTGGGAGTGTGGATTGAGACATTTATCGGTTACGTTACATCATCAAGTTGCAACCTGTAAAATGGGAAATAGCACGGATCCTGAGGCAGTTGttgatgataatttaaaagtttttgggACGGAAAATTTAAGGGTTGCTGATCCAAGTATTATTCCAGAACCGATAACTGCACATACGAGTGTCCCAGCATATATGATTGGAGAAAAATTAgctgatattattaaaaaaacttattaa
- the LOC111428771 gene encoding succinyl-CoA:3-ketoacid-coenzyme A transferase, mitochondrial-like: MINRLGYLVHSIKTNGLGSRQLKRSTTWNLKMLFSTDSKSKKSKIYSASEAIQDIPGNSKLLIGGFGLCGLPENLINAIKTHSSGNYTIISSNAGVDDFGLGILLKERKVKRVIASYVGENAEFERQFLAGELEVELTPQGTLAERIRAGGAGIPAFFTPTGYGTLVQKGGIPIKYGSGGKIDIASNPKEEKSFNGRNYVMEEAIIGDYALIKALKADTVGNLIFSKSSRNFNAPMGRAGKITIAEVEEIVECGQINPDDVHLPGIFVDRIVKGEKFEKRIEKYTVQKEDSSKASNTGSTREIIARRVALEFKDGMYANLGIGIPVLASNYIPNDITVYLQSENGILGLGPFPTPDNVDADLINAGKDLVTVIPGASYFGSDDSFAMIRGGHVNLTVLGAMEVSKYGDLASWMIPGKLVKGMGGAMDLVAAPGTKVVVCMEHTAKNGKHKILDSCSLPLTGEKCINTIITEKAVFDVDPKSGLTLIEIAEGITVDDVKTSTGCEFKISSNLKSMGQVAG; this comes from the exons ATGATCAATAGATTGGGTTATCTTGTTCACAGCATAAAAACCAATGGTTTAGGTAGTCGTCAATTAAAACGATCGACCACATGGAATTTAAAA aTGTTATTCTCAACTGATtccaaatcaaaaaaatcaaaaatatattcagCTTCAGAAGCTATCCAAGATATTCCAGGTAATAGTAAATTATTGATAGGTGGATTTGGTTTATGTGGTCTCCCAGAAAATCTAATAAACGCGATTAAAACACACTCATCTGGAAATTATACAATAATATCTAGTAATGCGGGTGTTGATGATTTTGGGTTAGGAATATTGTTAAAAGAACGAAAAGTAAAACGGGTTATTGCTTCATACGTCGGTGAAAATGCCGAATTCGAACGTCAATTTTTAGCTGGTGAGTTAGAAGTTGAATTAACACCCCAAGGAACATTAGCCGAAAGAATACGAGCTGGAGGGGCTGGAATTCCAGCATTTTTTACTCCAACTGGTTATGGAACTTTGGTTCAAAAAGGTGGAATTCCTATTAAATATGGAAGTGGTGGTAAAATTGATATAGCTAGTAACCCAAAAGAAGAGAAAAGTTTTAATGGAAGAAATTATGTTATGGAGGAAGCTATTATTGGAGATTatgctttaattaaagctttGAAAGCTGATACTGTaggcaatttaatttttag TAAATCAAGTCGTAATTTTAATGCGCCAATGGGACGAGCAGGAAAAATTACAATAGCAGAAGTAGAAGAAATCGTCGAATGTGGACAAATAAACCCAGATGATGTTCatcttccaggaatttttgttGATAGAATTGTTAAAGGCGAAAAATTTGAGAAACGAATTGAA AAATACACCGTCCAAAAAGAGGATTCCTCAAAAGCTTCCAACACGGGTTCTACTAGAGAAATTATAGCCAGACGAGTTgctttagaatttaaagacgGAATGTATG CTAATTTGGGTATAGGAATTCCAGTATTAGCTTCGAATTACATTCCAAATGACATCACAGTATACCTCCAATCTGAAAATGGAATTCTAGGATTAGGACCTTTTCCAACTCCGGATAATGTTGACGCAGATTTAATCAATGCTGGCAAAGACTTGGTTACTGTTATTCCTGGAGCTTCTTATTTTGGAAGTGATGATAGTTTCGCTATGATAAGAGG GGGACACGttaatttaacagttttagGAGCGATGGAAGTTTCAAAATACGGTGATTTAGCTAGTTGGATGATTCCg gGTAAATTGGTAAAAGGAATGGGTGGTGCAATGGATTTGGTTGCCGCACCCGGAACGAAAGTCGTTGTTTGCATGGAACATACAGCTAAAAAcggaaaacataaaattttggaCAGTTGTAGCTTACCATTGACTGGAGAAAAATGcattaatacaataattacGGAGAAA GCTGTTTTTGATGTGGATCCTAAATCTGGTCTCACACTTATCGAGATTGCAGAAGGAATTACCGTTGATGATGTCAAGACATCTACGGGGtgtgaatttaaaatttccagcAATCTAAAATCTATGGGACAAGTTGCTGGTTAA
- the LOC111428764 gene encoding cap-specific mRNA (nucleoside-2'-O-)-methyltransferase 1 — protein MTNKQLDDLYLMEQDVQDFKYEVINIKENLEWLENKHDFEFSYEDLLNCIKMAPPKQDINNETDFVDANLLQEILQGKEIFNELSQMTLCKARARANPFEKIKNVFFMNRAALKMANIDAATNFMFTNIDYDPRHKNPYSPYFFADVCAGPGGFTEYILWRKKWCFKGFGFTLKGQHDFKLNESTCISPNTFQAYYGAAEDGDICNLDNIRDFKSKVFCQTGGLGVHFMMADGGFSVEGNENLQEVLSKQLYTCQCLMALEIVRPGGHFVTKLFDLFTKFSVGLLYLMHQCFEYVAILKPNSSRPANSERYLIGKYLKHTKTTSIIKKYLNKIVYDLCEIKKQSIPLIDIEEIVSNTMLKENVSFFNYICKSNNLNGLKQSVALKKLALFGRNPSLIDPRQEKIRDKCLEFWRIPNKPRIPDSKLNIEDFIQNTLSKPEFMLVSSRKILNFNQLIETINFENEWFFIPLASCYKNDYCHFYASVSNSKVFKLQKNKWVKTKNIRLNKGSLVYGELVKEESILENDEKSEQISLQIIDALRLENTSLADLPFQERLVCIKTFCQALNFEGCPNNIRIRAKSVIPLKSIDKNQLINFNHNTNRYETSLDVLGFNSKEEHFFVNSILLMNGNQGYSFDTTYVLRVQVFINESENDKSIPFEKILDYKQKCNNVSGHQ, from the exons ATGACAAATAAACAATTAGacgatttatatttaatgGAACAAGATGTACAAGACTTTAAATACGAAGTGATTaacatcaaagaaaatttagaATGGTTAGAAAACAAACACGACTTTGAATTCTCTTATGAAGATTTATTGAATTGCATTAAAATGGCCCCACCAAAACAAGATATCAATAATGAAACCGATTTTGTTGATGCGAATCTCTTACAAGAAATCTTACAGGGAAAAGAAATCTTTAACGAATTAAGCCAAATGACGTTGTGTAAAGCTCGAGCTCGAGCTAATCCGtttgaaaagattaaaaatgtgttttttatGAACCGGGCTGCTTTAAAAATGGCTAATATCGATGCGGCGactaattttatgtttactaACATCGATTATGATCCAAGACATAAAAATCCTTACAGTCCATATTTCTTCGCGGATGTTTGTGCAGGACCTGGTGGTTTCACTGAGTACATTTTATGGAGAAAAAAGTGGTGTTTTAAAGGATTTGGCTTTACTTTGAAAGGACAAcatgattttaaattgaacGAATCTACATGTATTTCACCAAATACATTTCAAGCGTATTATGGGGCGGCAGAAGATGGGGATATTTGTAATTTAGATAATATTAgggattttaaatcgaaagttTTTTGTCAAACTGGTGGGTTAGGGGTACATTTTATGATGGCTGATGgg GGGTTTTCGGTTGAAGGAAACGAGAATTTACAAGAAGTTTTATCGAAACAATTGTATACGTGTCAATGTTTGATGGCCTTAGAAATAGTGCGCCCCGGGGGCCACTTTGTaactaaattatttgatttattcACAAAGTTTAGTGTGGGACTTTTATACTTAATGCACCAATGTTTTGAATATG TTGCAATTTTGAAACCAAATTCTTCACGTCCAGCAAACTCAGAACGATATTTAAtaggtaaatatttaaaacatacaaaaacaaccagcataattaaaaagtacttAAACAAAATAGTATATGATCTatgtgaaattaaaaaacaatcaaTTCCGTTAATTGACATTGAAGAAATTGTATCCAATACtatgttaaaagaaaatgtgtcattcttcaattatatttgtaaatcaaataatttaaacgGTCTAAAGCAAAGTGTCGCGTTAAAAAAGTTAGCGTTATTTGGTAGAAATCCTTCATTGATTGATCCTCGACAAGAAAAAATACGAGATAAGTGTTTAGAATTTTGGAGGATTCCAAACAAACCACGGATACccgattcaaaattaaatattgaagattttatacaaaatacacTCTCTAAACCAGAATTTATGTTAGTATCGTcccgaaaaattttaaatttcaatcaattaattgaaacaattaaCTTTGAAAACGAATGGTTTTTTATTCCGTTAGCTTCTTGTTATAAAAACGATTATTGCCACTTTTACGCTAGCGTAAGTAATTCAAAAGTTTTCAagctacaaaaaaataaatgggttaaaacgaaaaatatacGTTTAAATAAAGGTTCGCTGGTTTACGGCGAATTAGTTAAAGAAGAATCGATATTGGAAAACGACGAAAAATCAGAACAAATAAGTCTACAAATAATCGATGCTTTAAGATTGGAAAATACGAGTTTGGCCGATTTACCTTTTCAAGAAAGATTAGTTTGCATCAAAACGTTTTGTCAGGCTCTAAATTTTGAAGGATGTCCAAATAATATTAGGATACGAGCAAAATCTGTTATCCCATTAAAAAGTATCGATAAAAATcaattgatcaattttaatcacaatACAAATCGTTACGAAACATCTTTAGATGTTTTAGGATTTAATTCTAAAGAGGAACACTTTTTTGTAAACtcaatattattaatgaacgGAAATCAAGGTTATTCTTTTGATACAACGTATGTTTTAAGGGTACAAGTCTTTATTAATGAATCGGAAAATGATAAATCAATAccgtttgaaaaaattttagattataaacaaaaatgtaacaatGTTAGTGGTCaccaataa